Proteins from a genomic interval of Scatophagus argus isolate fScaArg1 chromosome 6, fScaArg1.pri, whole genome shotgun sequence:
- the LOC124060124 gene encoding hydroxylysine kinase-like — protein sequence MYRMKLKTHPALSALQSISIICQATMAVSPRPTLTLQQATELTRQLYGVTVTEISTLPSYVDQNFLMVDEEGGKYVMKIMNSEESKNSTLLEVQTHAMSFLRKHGIPVQRSIPTLKGEVMSMEEIDCGHGVQTYCVRLMTYVPGKTLAESPVTTQDLYHVGKLAATLDKTLQQLESLHLDVLEKDDECWSLSNIPLLVDYLSVMDGDPLQEVIQAVIESYNSHVQPKISSFKKGIIHGDLNDLNIIVTPVDSGRHEVSAILDFSLLMTDCYVFELATAIAYLMLENPNPLDVGGALLAGWESIMVLSDDERDSLFLLVLGRLCQSLVYGRYNVKIYPDNEKYLLTTAKSGTRLLTKLWEMGKQEVERKWFSDTNMFSVSE from the exons ATGTACAGAATGAAACTGAAGACACATCCTGCActttcagctctgcagagcaTCAGTATCATCTGTCAAGCAACAATGG CTGTCAGTCCAAGACCTACACTTACCCTGCAGCAAGCAACTGAACTGACACGGCAACTCTATGGAGTGACTGTAACTGAGATATCCACCCTGCCAAGTTATGTTGACCAGAATTTCCTCATGGTGGACGAGGAGGGTGGCAAGTATGTCATGAAAATCATGAACTCAGAAGAGAGTAAGAACTCCACTCTGCTGGAGGTGCAGACCCATGCCATGTCCTTTCTACGCAAGCATGGAATTCCTGTTCAAAGATCCATTCCCACCCTCAAAGGGGAGGTCATGAGTATGGAGGAAATAG ATTGCGGCCACGGTGTTCAGACCTACTGTGTGAGGTTGATGACTTATGTCCCTGGAAAAACCCTTGCCGAATCTCCAGTCACAACGCAAGATCTGTATCATGTCGGCAAGTTGGCCGCCACTTTGGATAAGACATTGCAACAG ctggaATCTCTGCACCTAGATGTCTTAGAAAAAGATGATGAATGTTGGAGTTTATCCAACATTCCTCTGCTGGTGGACTACTTATCAGTGATGGATGGAGATCCCCTGCAGGAAGTGATCCAAGCAGTCATTGAAAGCTATAATTCACATGTGCAGCCCAAAATCAGCTCATTCAAAAAAG GAATAATACATGGGGACTTAAATGACCTGAACATCATTGTCACACCTGTTGACAGCGGGCGTCATGAGGTTTCAGCCATCCTGGACTTTTCTCTACTCATGACTGATTGTTACGTGTTTGAACTGGCAACAGCCATCGCATACTTGATGCTGGAGAACCCCAATCCTCTGGATGTAGGTGGAGCACTGTTAGCTGGCTGGGAAAGCATTATGGTGCTCAGTGATGATGAGAGGGATTCCCTTTTTCTGCTCGTACTCGGTCGGTTGTGCCAGTCTCTCGTTTACGGACGGTACAATGTCAAAATATATCCAGACAACGAGAAGTATCTCCTGACTACGGCCAAAAGTGGGACTCGGCTTCTTACTAAACTCTGGGAGATGGGCAAGCAGGaagtggagaggaagtggtTCTCAGATACTaacatgttttcagtcagtgaaTAA
- the hykk.2 gene encoding hydroxylysine kinase isoform X3 — protein MLTYLPGTMICKVPLTPQLLYETGKTAARMDQVLQELEHPHLSVLDRGKFMWSLSNVPLLEAYINLLDGDPLQEVVNSVILQYKTSVLPRMSNFRKSINHGDFNDLNVLVQPDGSDGHRISGILDFGDMNSGFYIYELAITIMYMMTEHPKPIEVGGPVLAGWESVLPLNEEEKSCLYVLVLSRFCQSLLLARHAVTLHPENTEYLMISSKRGVHILRDLWELGKEHVEKKWFQGAAQFSDRNGEI, from the exons ATGCTCACTTATTTGCCTGGAACCATGATTTGCAAGGTTCCGTTAACACCACAGTTACTGTATGAAACTGGCAAGACAGCAGCCAGAATGGACCAAGTTCTACAAGAG ttgGAGCACCCTCATCTTAGTGTGCTGGACAGAGGGAAGTTCATGTGGAGTCTGTCAAATGTTCCCCTCCTCGAAGCATACATCAATCTGTTAGATGGAGACCCACTTCAGGAGGTTGTGAACTCTGTCATTCTTCAGTACAAGACCTCTGTGCTCCCCAGGATGTCCAATTTCCGCAAGA GCATTAACCACGGTGACTTCAACGACCTCAATGTGCTCGTTCAGCCTGATGGGAGTGACGGCCACAGGATTTCTGGCATCCTTGACTTTGGAGACATGAACAGTGGCTTCTACATCTATGAGCTAGCTATCACCATCATGTACATGATGACAGAGCACCCTAAACCCATAGAGGTAGGTGGACCTGTTCTCGCAGGCTGGGAAAGTGTCCTTCCCCTAAACGAAGAAGAGAAATCTTGCCTCTATGTGCTCGTGCTCTCCCGCTTTTGCCAGTCATTGCTTTTAGCTCGTCACGCTGTGACCCTGCATCCggaaaatacagaatatctGATGATTTCATCCAAGAGAGGCGTCCACATTCTCCGCGACCTCTGGGAGCTTGGAAAGGAGCACGTGGAGAAAAAGTGGTTTCAGGGTGCTGCTCAATTCAGTGACAGAAATGGAGAAATATGA
- the hykk.2 gene encoding hydroxylysine kinase isoform X1, with the protein MSVKHAQPQFSQSQVTEIVKRIFRLTPSEIRSLPSYDDQNFYVATTEGGEYVLKIMNTEDSKNPTMIEVQTCVMTFLHQNGLPVQTALPTSSGELMSLEEMDCGYGCQKYLVRMLTYLPGTMICKVPLTPQLLYETGKTAARMDQVLQELEHPHLSVLDRGKFMWSLSNVPLLEAYINLLDGDPLQEVVNSVILQYKTSVLPRMSNFRKSINHGDFNDLNVLVQPDGSDGHRISGILDFGDMNSGFYIYELAITIMYMMTEHPKPIEVGGPVLAGWESVLPLNEEEKSCLYVLVLSRFCQSLLLARHAVTLHPENTEYLMISSKRGVHILRDLWELGKEHVEKKWFQGAAQFSDRNGEI; encoded by the exons ATGTCAGTGAAGCATGCCCAGCCCCAGTTCAGCCAGTCTCAGGTGACTGAGATCGTGAAGAGGATCTTCAGACTCACACCGTCAGAAATTCGCTCACTGCCGAGCTACGATGACCAGAACTTCTATGTGGCGACCACTGAGGGTGGCGAGTACGTCCTGAAGATAATGAACACAGAGGACAGTAAAAACCCCACCATGATTGAGGTGCAGACATGTGTCATGACCTTCTTGCACCAGAATGGACTTCCTGTCCAGACAGCTTTGCCCACCTCCTCAGGAGAGCTCATGAGCCTGGAAGAAATGG ACTGTGGCTATGGCTGTCAGAAGTACCTGGTGCGGATGCTCACTTATTTGCCTGGAACCATGATTTGCAAGGTTCCGTTAACACCACAGTTACTGTATGAAACTGGCAAGACAGCAGCCAGAATGGACCAAGTTCTACAAGAG ttgGAGCACCCTCATCTTAGTGTGCTGGACAGAGGGAAGTTCATGTGGAGTCTGTCAAATGTTCCCCTCCTCGAAGCATACATCAATCTGTTAGATGGAGACCCACTTCAGGAGGTTGTGAACTCTGTCATTCTTCAGTACAAGACCTCTGTGCTCCCCAGGATGTCCAATTTCCGCAAGA GCATTAACCACGGTGACTTCAACGACCTCAATGTGCTCGTTCAGCCTGATGGGAGTGACGGCCACAGGATTTCTGGCATCCTTGACTTTGGAGACATGAACAGTGGCTTCTACATCTATGAGCTAGCTATCACCATCATGTACATGATGACAGAGCACCCTAAACCCATAGAGGTAGGTGGACCTGTTCTCGCAGGCTGGGAAAGTGTCCTTCCCCTAAACGAAGAAGAGAAATCTTGCCTCTATGTGCTCGTGCTCTCCCGCTTTTGCCAGTCATTGCTTTTAGCTCGTCACGCTGTGACCCTGCATCCggaaaatacagaatatctGATGATTTCATCCAAGAGAGGCGTCCACATTCTCCGCGACCTCTGGGAGCTTGGAAAGGAGCACGTGGAGAAAAAGTGGTTTCAGGGTGCTGCTCAATTCAGTGACAGAAATGGAGAAATATGA